A portion of the Hoplias malabaricus isolate fHopMal1 chromosome 1, fHopMal1.hap1, whole genome shotgun sequence genome contains these proteins:
- the tsku gene encoding tsukushi, whose translation MGNNEHGAERRRSMSTMMALLCLTLPSLLGLVTAGEVQNCHPQCRCDVESYGLFDSFSLTKVDCSGVGPGIAPVLIPLDTAHLDLSHNSISSITDSILSGPGYTTLVSLDLSNNLITKVSPKAFSKLRYLETLDVSQNALESLGDGCFSGLPLADVDLSNNKFQDFSLDLFTTRGQETPITLDLSNNHLTTVSRKPQGHAPYIKSLSLAGNKLRTVPKLAGIPLQYLSLDGNLITSIEEGAFEEMKDLVYLSLSSLPELSSIQPSSFRGLRNLQVLDLSNNLKLKGVNPDMFIGLSSLQELNLSRSVATPLPVTVFNHMPSIKSVTLGPNMHCWKTHKQGQFHRQIGQAKANDILTCDVAGIIS comes from the exons ATGGGAAACAACGAGCATGGAGCTGAGCGGCGGAGGAGCATG AGCACCATGATGGCCTTATTATGTCTCACCCTGCCCTCCTTGCTAGGTCTGGTGACAGCAGGAGAGGTGCAGAATTGCCACCCACAGTGCCGATGTGATGTAGAGAGTTATGGTCTGTTTGACAGCTTCAGCCTGACCAAAGTGGACTGCAGTGGAGTTGGTCCTGGCATTGCTCCGGTCCTCATTCCCCTGGACACAGCCCACCTGGACCTCTCTCACAACTCCATCAGCTCCATCACAGACTCAATATTATCTGGACCAGGCTACACTACACTGGTCAGCCTGGACCTTAGCAATAACCTTATCACCAAAGTCAGCCCCAAGGCTTTTTCCAAACTCCGCTACCTGGAGACTCTCGACGTGAGTCAGAATGCATTGGAGAGCCTTGGAGATGGCTGCTTTTCTGGGCTTCCATTGGCTGACGTGGACCTTAGCAACAACAAATTCCAGGACTTCAGCCTGGATCTTTTTACCACTAGGGGCCAGGAGACCCCAATTACTTTGGACCTTTCCAATAACCATCTCACTACAGTCTCCAGAAAGCCACAAGGCCATGCTCCATATATTAAGAGTCTGTCACTCGCAGGAAACAAGCTGAGAACAGTGCCTAAACTTGCAGGAATTCCCTTGCAGTATCTGAGCCTGGATGGCAATCTCATCACCAGCATTGAGGAGGGCGCCTTTGAGGAGATGAAAGATCTTGTCTACCTGTCTCTCAGCAGCTTGCCTGAGCTATCAAGTATACAACCCAGCAGCTTTAGAGGACTGAGGAACCTGCAGGTCCTGGACCTATCAAACAACCTCAAGCTCAAGGGTGTTAACCCAGATATGTTCATTGGACTGTCCTCTTTACAGGAGCTCAATTTGTCCAGGTCTGTAGCCACTCCGTTGCCTGTGACTGTCTTCAACCACATGCCAAGTATAAAAAGTGTGACTTTGGGGCCAAATATGCATTGCTGGAAGACACACAAGCAAGGCCAATTTCACAGGCAGATAGGACAGGCGAAAGCAAACGATATACTAACCTGTGATGTGGCTGGCATCATTTCATGA